In a single window of the Amycolatopsis sp. cg5 genome:
- a CDS encoding fasciclin domain-containing protein — translation MKRSIRSGTLAAGVAAFALVVSACGSDAGSNTAASSSAPAAAPSSAAMPSSAAKMDPAKDLVGSGCAGYAEKVPSGPGSVAGMSADPVAVAASNNPLLTTLVSAVSGKLNPKVNLVSTLNGGEFTVFAPVDAAFAKIDAATIDKLKTDDALLTKILTYHVVAGQVAPDKIVGDQTSLQKGVVKVSGSKDALKVNDANVICGGVHTANATVYLIDSVLMPPA, via the coding sequence ATGAAGCGCAGCATTCGCAGCGGTACCCTGGCAGCCGGTGTGGCCGCTTTCGCTCTTGTTGTCTCGGCGTGTGGCAGTGACGCGGGTTCGAACACCGCCGCGAGCAGCAGTGCTCCCGCCGCCGCGCCGTCGTCGGCTGCGATGCCGTCGTCGGCGGCGAAGATGGACCCTGCCAAGGATCTGGTCGGTTCCGGGTGTGCGGGGTACGCGGAGAAGGTCCCAAGTGGACCGGGTTCGGTCGCCGGGATGTCCGCTGACCCGGTCGCGGTCGCCGCGAGCAACAATCCGCTGCTGACCACGCTGGTGTCGGCGGTGTCCGGGAAGCTCAACCCCAAGGTCAACCTGGTCTCGACGCTCAACGGCGGTGAGTTCACGGTGTTCGCGCCGGTCGACGCCGCGTTCGCGAAGATCGACGCCGCGACCATCGACAAGCTCAAGACCGACGACGCGCTGCTCACCAAGATCCTGACCTACCACGTCGTCGCGGGTCAGGTCGCGCCCGACAAGATCGTCGGCGACCAGACCTCGCTGCAGAAGGGTGTGGTCAAGGTCAGCGGCAGCAAGGACGCGCTGAAAGTCAATGACGCCAACGTGATCTGCGGCGGCGTGCACACCGCCAACGCGACCGTGTACCTGATCGACTCGGTACTCATGCCCCCGGCGTGA
- the trxA gene encoding thioredoxin produces MSNLATVTDSSFPTDVLSSEKPVLVDFWATWCGPCKKLAPVLEEIAAENKSKLTIVKLDIDENPDTALGYLVMSIPTLILFQDGKPVRTIVGVKSKAALLSDLTGIL; encoded by the coding sequence ATGAGCAATCTCGCCACGGTGACCGATTCGAGCTTTCCGACCGACGTTCTGAGCAGTGAGAAGCCGGTGCTGGTCGACTTCTGGGCCACCTGGTGCGGGCCCTGCAAGAAACTGGCGCCGGTGCTCGAAGAGATCGCCGCCGAAAACAAGAGCAAGCTCACCATCGTCAAGCTCGACATTGACGAGAACCCGGACACCGCGCTCGGCTATCTGGTGATGTCCATTCCTACTCTCATTCTGTTCCAAGACGGCAAACCGGTGAGGACGATCGTCGGCGTCAAGTCCAAGGCCGCGCTGCTGTCCGACCTCACGGGCATTCTCTGA
- a CDS encoding SAF domain-containing protein has protein sequence MTITDSTPRTHTSSPASSTDEPEEKYGPLMHVAAAAIGAIVAVPIIWAVSLLHDTTIPVLMLARDVGANQKIAEPDLATVELEPDNGVRFLRAADRATVLGRGLAVGLTEGTILTTSDLTSGWSAGPGAHVIGLRATGAQRPAQPLRPGTPVCVWLPTAKAPCGGEGSFQARVAEVGRADQDGMVVVDVIVNSAHLEKALAATGGNAVISLIGA, from the coding sequence ATGACGATCACCGACTCGACGCCGCGGACTCACACCTCGAGCCCGGCTTCGTCGACCGACGAACCTGAGGAGAAGTACGGCCCGCTGATGCATGTGGCTGCGGCCGCGATCGGGGCCATCGTCGCCGTGCCGATCATCTGGGCGGTGTCGCTCCTGCACGACACGACGATTCCAGTCCTCATGCTCGCGCGTGATGTCGGTGCCAACCAGAAAATCGCCGAGCCGGACTTGGCCACCGTCGAGCTCGAACCTGACAACGGTGTGCGATTCCTCAGGGCGGCTGACCGCGCCACCGTGCTGGGGCGTGGGCTTGCGGTCGGCCTGACCGAGGGCACGATCCTGACTACCAGTGACCTGACCTCCGGGTGGTCCGCGGGACCTGGAGCCCATGTCATCGGTCTTCGGGCCACTGGAGCCCAGCGCCCCGCCCAGCCTCTGCGGCCTGGGACGCCGGTCTGCGTCTGGCTGCCGACGGCGAAAGCCCCATGTGGCGGCGAAGGGTCGTTCCAGGCCCGCGTCGCCGAGGTCGGCCGAGCGGACCAGGACGGAATGGTGGTGGTCGACGTGATCGTGAACTCGGCGCACCTTGAGAAGGCGCTGGCGGCGACCGGCGGCAACGCGGTCATCAGTCTGATCGGAGCATGA
- a CDS encoding anti-sigma factor domain-containing protein has protein sequence MSGAEVHMLAGAYALDAVTDLERAAFARHLAHCPTCAREVAGFRETAAKLGMAVATGSSTRLRSRVLTEIAETRQLAPAPEIASAERRSWRTRVVIAVAAIAAAATLVAGIGIGALRPDPAPSAQLAVPAAAPDASVVRASGAGGCSVVVYFSRLRGEAAITARSLPALGAGRAYQLWVIGPRGAQSVGLLHAESGTLTAALPADADRVAVTTEPAAGSPQPTTPAVVRVPLA, from the coding sequence ATGAGCGGCGCCGAGGTTCACATGCTGGCCGGCGCCTACGCGCTCGACGCTGTCACCGACCTGGAACGTGCTGCTTTCGCCCGGCATCTCGCCCACTGCCCGACCTGCGCCCGGGAAGTCGCGGGATTCCGCGAGACCGCCGCGAAACTCGGGATGGCGGTCGCCACCGGTTCCTCCACCCGGCTGCGCAGCAGGGTGCTCACCGAAATCGCCGAGACCAGGCAACTGGCACCGGCGCCTGAGATCGCATCGGCTGAACGCCGGTCGTGGCGCACCCGCGTGGTCATCGCGGTGGCGGCCATCGCAGCCGCGGCGACGCTCGTCGCCGGGATCGGGATCGGTGCGCTCCGGCCGGATCCAGCGCCGTCCGCGCAGCTCGCCGTACCCGCCGCCGCGCCGGACGCGAGCGTGGTGCGGGCGAGTGGCGCCGGCGGTTGTTCGGTGGTCGTGTACTTCTCCCGGCTGCGTGGCGAAGCGGCGATCACCGCACGGAGCCTGCCGGCGCTGGGTGCGGGCCGCGCTTATCAGCTGTGGGTCATCGGGCCGCGAGGAGCCCAGTCCGTCGGGTTGCTGCACGCGGAGTCCGGGACGCTCACCGCGGCGCTTCCGGCCGATGCCGACCGTGTCGCCGTCACGACCGAACCCGCGGCGGGCTCACCGCAACCGACGACTCCTGCCGTGGTTCGCGTTCCGCTCGCATGA
- a CDS encoding GGDEF domain-containing protein, whose protein sequence is MPAVDRARRHKTPVGVLMVDVDHFKGVNDTYGHLVGDDALRAIARTIKQSIRSYDLCGRFGGEEFVVLLPDTDTDAAVEVGNRICAAVRAVRLNDLEQGDPLESLRLSVSIGAAAYPMAGDDLEEVLLAADNVVFAAKDAGRDRVHAITPGRSNSAG, encoded by the coding sequence GTGCCTGCGGTCGACCGGGCTCGCAGGCACAAGACGCCGGTCGGCGTGCTGATGGTCGACGTCGACCACTTCAAGGGAGTCAACGACACCTACGGCCACCTGGTCGGCGATGACGCCCTTCGCGCCATCGCGCGCACGATCAAGCAGAGCATTCGTTCCTACGACCTCTGCGGCCGATTCGGCGGGGAAGAGTTCGTCGTGCTGCTCCCGGATACCGATACCGACGCCGCCGTCGAGGTGGGAAACCGGATTTGTGCGGCCGTGCGCGCCGTGCGGCTGAACGACCTGGAGCAAGGCGATCCGCTGGAGAGTCTGCGGCTAAGCGTGTCCATCGGCGCCGCCGCCTACCCGATGGCTGGAGACGACCTCGAGGAGGTCTTGCTCGCCGCGGACAACGTGGTCTTCGCGGCGAAGGACGCGGGCCGAGACCGGGTCCACGCCATCACGCCCGGCCGGTCTAACTCTGCTGGTTGA
- the sigK gene encoding ECF RNA polymerase sigma factor SigK, which yields MAAASATVTALRLPGDHVTVSAPTPEELVGRVALGDEDAFSVLYDQLAGPVFGLVLQVLRARAQAEEVTQEVLLEIWRKAAQYDPARAKVTTWALTIAHRRAVDRVRHEQSARDREDRADRLDLRRPYDDVAETVMSIEDNHLVRQALSVLTELQRESILLAYFHGLTCQEVAEKLGVAIGTVKTRMRDGMIRLRDALGAVR from the coding sequence ATGGCTGCCGCAAGCGCCACAGTCACCGCTCTTCGACTACCGGGTGACCACGTCACCGTCTCGGCGCCGACACCGGAGGAACTCGTCGGCCGGGTCGCGCTGGGCGACGAGGACGCGTTTTCCGTGCTCTACGACCAGCTCGCCGGACCTGTCTTCGGCCTGGTGCTGCAGGTGCTGCGGGCTCGGGCGCAGGCCGAGGAGGTCACGCAGGAAGTGCTGCTCGAGATCTGGCGCAAGGCCGCCCAGTACGACCCGGCACGCGCGAAAGTCACGACATGGGCGCTGACGATCGCGCACCGCCGTGCGGTCGACCGGGTCCGCCACGAGCAGTCCGCCCGTGACCGCGAGGACCGCGCGGACCGGCTCGACCTGCGGCGGCCCTATGACGATGTCGCCGAGACCGTTATGTCCATAGAGGACAATCACTTGGTGCGCCAGGCGTTGTCGGTGCTGACCGAACTGCAGCGCGAGTCCATTCTGCTCGCCTACTTTCACGGATTGACGTGCCAGGAGGTCGCCGAGAAGCTCGGTGTCGCCATCGGCACGGTCAAGACCCGCATGCGTGACGGCATGATCCGGCTGCGCGACGCGTTGGGAGCGGTCCGATGA
- a CDS encoding molybdopterin-dependent oxidoreductase has product MTFEIHVNEQRFDTDPRPGQCLRTYLRERGWFGVKKGCDAGDCGACTVHVDGEPVHSCLYPAHRATGRSVTTVEGLASGGELHPVQQRFLDAQGFQCGFCTAGFLMTTATLDAGALADLPRAFKGNLCRCTGYRAIEDAVRGVRHVEEPSAGEAVGRNLPAPAGPEVVTGTARYTFDIDVPGLLHLKLLRSPHAHARIVSIDTSDALSVPGVRLVLTHHDAPDRLYSSAQHEHVEDDPADTRVLDDVVRHVGQRVAAVVADTEAAAEEGCRRITVTYEVLPSVTDPEEAMRPGAPVVHAKNPATTRIARPRDNVVAELHGEVGDVEVGFADADVVYENTFRTQRVQHASLETHGAVAWFEEDTDRLTVRSSTQTPFLTRRSLCALFDLPEDRIRVVAGRVGGGFGGKQEMLVEDIVVLAALRLRRPVKLEFTRAEQFYGATTRHPFTVTVKAGARSDGTLTALRLHVVANTGAYGNHGPGVLFHACGESLAVYRCANKKADGFSVYTNTVPSGAFRGYGLGQVIFAIESVLDELAHRLGLDPLILRERNIIRAGEPMITADGEEDDLRIASYGLDQCLGIIRAAQAAPAEPAPPGWLVGEGSALAMIATAPPRGHFADAKVSLLSDGTFDVAVGTAEFGNGTTTVHRQIAAGELGTTAARITIRQSDTDLVRHDTGAFGSTGTVVAGKAVLRAAKTLAGRIVDFASVHMGVPKADCALVEEAVDCAGRRILLKELYQAAVAAGQELLADGHFDGTPRSVAFNAHWFRVAVNPGTGELKILRSVHAADAGQVMNPMQCRGQVEGGIAQALGATLFEHVRVDGDGQVTTAAFRQYRLPAFADVPRTEVHFMPTRDSIGPLGAKSMSESPFNPVAPALTNALRDATGIRFTELPLTSDRIWLALEQRRSS; this is encoded by the coding sequence ATGACCTTCGAGATCCACGTCAACGAGCAGCGCTTCGACACCGACCCCAGACCAGGCCAGTGCCTGCGCACCTACCTGCGCGAACGCGGCTGGTTCGGCGTGAAGAAGGGGTGCGACGCGGGGGACTGCGGCGCCTGCACCGTGCACGTCGACGGCGAACCCGTGCACAGCTGCCTCTACCCGGCACACCGCGCCACCGGCCGCTCCGTCACCACCGTCGAAGGACTCGCGTCCGGCGGCGAACTGCACCCCGTTCAGCAACGATTCCTTGACGCGCAAGGTTTTCAGTGCGGCTTCTGCACCGCCGGATTCCTGATGACCACCGCCACGCTCGACGCCGGCGCACTGGCCGACCTGCCGCGCGCTTTCAAGGGAAATCTCTGCCGCTGCACCGGTTATCGGGCGATCGAGGACGCCGTGCGCGGCGTCCGGCACGTCGAAGAACCGTCCGCGGGCGAGGCCGTCGGCCGGAACCTGCCCGCACCGGCGGGCCCGGAGGTCGTCACCGGGACAGCGCGCTACACCTTCGACATCGACGTTCCCGGGCTGCTGCACCTGAAGCTGCTGCGCTCACCGCACGCCCACGCGCGGATCGTCTCGATCGACACGTCCGACGCGCTGAGCGTTCCCGGCGTGCGCTTGGTCCTCACCCATCACGACGCGCCGGATCGCCTGTACTCCAGCGCCCAGCACGAACACGTCGAGGACGACCCGGCCGACACCCGTGTGCTCGACGACGTGGTGCGCCATGTCGGGCAGCGGGTCGCGGCCGTCGTCGCCGACACCGAAGCCGCCGCGGAGGAAGGCTGTCGCCGCATCACGGTTACCTACGAGGTGCTGCCCTCGGTCACCGATCCCGAGGAGGCCATGCGCCCCGGCGCGCCCGTCGTCCACGCCAAGAACCCGGCCACGACGAGGATCGCCCGGCCACGCGACAACGTCGTCGCGGAGTTGCACGGCGAGGTCGGCGACGTGGAGGTGGGTTTCGCCGACGCGGATGTGGTGTACGAGAACACGTTCCGCACGCAGCGGGTGCAGCACGCGAGCCTGGAGACACACGGCGCCGTCGCCTGGTTCGAGGAGGACACCGACCGGCTGACGGTCCGCTCCAGCACCCAGACCCCGTTCCTGACCCGGCGTTCGCTGTGCGCGCTGTTCGATCTGCCCGAGGACCGGATCCGGGTTGTGGCCGGGCGTGTCGGGGGAGGGTTCGGCGGCAAGCAGGAGATGCTCGTCGAGGACATCGTCGTGCTGGCCGCACTGCGGCTGCGGCGGCCGGTCAAGCTGGAGTTCACCCGCGCCGAGCAGTTCTACGGCGCGACCACCCGCCACCCGTTCACCGTCACAGTCAAGGCCGGAGCCCGCTCCGACGGCACGCTGACCGCGTTGCGGCTGCACGTGGTCGCCAACACCGGCGCCTACGGCAACCATGGCCCGGGTGTGCTGTTCCACGCGTGCGGTGAATCGCTGGCGGTGTATCGCTGCGCGAACAAGAAAGCCGATGGCTTTTCCGTCTACACCAACACAGTTCCCTCGGGAGCCTTCCGCGGCTACGGCCTCGGTCAGGTCATCTTCGCCATCGAGTCCGTTTTGGACGAACTAGCGCACCGGCTCGGGCTCGACCCGCTGATACTGCGCGAACGCAACATCATCCGCGCCGGCGAGCCGATGATCACCGCCGACGGCGAAGAAGACGACCTGCGCATCGCCAGCTACGGCCTCGACCAATGCCTCGGCATCATCCGCGCCGCACAAGCCGCCCCCGCCGAACCCGCGCCGCCCGGCTGGCTCGTCGGCGAAGGATCAGCGCTGGCGATGATCGCGACCGCGCCGCCCCGCGGCCACTTCGCCGACGCCAAGGTCAGCCTGCTCTCCGACGGCACGTTCGACGTCGCGGTCGGCACCGCCGAGTTCGGCAACGGCACCACCACCGTGCACCGGCAGATCGCCGCCGGCGAACTCGGCACCACCGCCGCGCGGATCACGATCCGCCAGTCCGACACCGACCTCGTCCGCCACGACACCGGCGCCTTCGGCTCCACCGGCACCGTCGTCGCCGGCAAAGCCGTGCTGCGCGCAGCCAAGACACTGGCGGGCCGGATCGTCGATTTCGCGTCCGTCCACATGGGAGTCCCCAAGGCGGACTGCGCGCTCGTGGAGGAAGCCGTCGACTGCGCGGGACGGCGCATCCTGCTCAAAGAGCTGTACCAGGCCGCGGTCGCGGCCGGGCAGGAACTGCTCGCCGACGGGCATTTCGACGGCACACCACGCTCGGTCGCCTTCAACGCCCACTGGTTCCGCGTCGCCGTCAACCCCGGCACCGGCGAGCTGAAGATCCTGCGCAGCGTCCACGCCGCCGACGCCGGCCAGGTGATGAACCCGATGCAGTGCCGCGGCCAGGTCGAAGGCGGCATCGCCCAAGCACTGGGCGCGACACTGTTCGAGCACGTCCGGGTCGACGGCGACGGCCAGGTCACCACGGCCGCGTTCCGCCAGTACCGGCTGCCCGCCTTCGCCGACGTGCCCCGCACCGAGGTCCACTTCATGCCGACCCGGGACAGCATCGGCCCACTCGGCGCGAAGTCCATGAGCGAAAGCCCCTTCAACCCCGTCGCGCCCGCGCTGACCAACGCGTTGCGCGACGCCACGGGAATCAGGTTCACGGAACTGCCATTGACCAGCGACCGCATCTGGCTCGCACTCGAGCAGCGCAGATCCTCGTAA
- a CDS encoding flagellar biosynthesis protein FlgA, with translation MLTTTKAPEAGVSSADAQLPAPPSPRPLRRRPSKVLILIGLLLAALCAAGAVFVYRNKDLLVSVVGVASTVRYGQTIPENALREVQVRPDPGLSPVRWDQRSRLVGKRATTDLLPGAVVTEQVVKDALPPVQGQQLVGVAVKAAQLPATPLEPRQAVLLVPSSQAGAGAEPWEPVRGTVTRVGDRDQSGIRVVDVVVPERSGPQVATKASTGGVAIVLLPGS, from the coding sequence ATGCTGACCACCACGAAGGCGCCGGAAGCTGGAGTTTCGTCCGCTGACGCGCAGCTTCCGGCGCCGCCTTCGCCTCGACCGCTCCGTCGACGCCCGTCGAAGGTGCTGATCCTGATCGGCCTCTTGCTGGCTGCACTCTGCGCCGCGGGCGCGGTGTTCGTCTACCGGAACAAAGACCTGCTCGTCTCCGTGGTCGGCGTCGCAAGCACCGTCCGCTACGGGCAGACGATCCCCGAAAATGCACTGCGTGAGGTTCAGGTCCGGCCGGATCCGGGCCTGTCGCCCGTGCGGTGGGACCAGCGATCCCGGTTGGTGGGGAAGAGGGCCACCACGGACCTCCTGCCCGGCGCAGTCGTCACCGAGCAGGTGGTCAAGGATGCCTTGCCCCCAGTGCAGGGCCAGCAGCTGGTGGGCGTCGCGGTCAAGGCGGCTCAACTTCCGGCGACACCCTTGGAGCCACGGCAGGCGGTGCTTCTTGTCCCGTCGAGCCAGGCCGGCGCGGGCGCGGAGCCGTGGGAACCGGTGCGCGGCACGGTTACCCGCGTAGGGGACCGGGACCAGTCTGGAATCCGCGTGGTCGACGTGGTGGTGCCTGAGCGGTCTGGGCCGCAGGTAGCCACGAAGGCCTCGACCGGCGGCGTCGCGATCGTGCTGCTTCCGGGGAGTTGA
- a CDS encoding winged helix-turn-helix transcriptional regulator, whose translation MEGWDVPYRHSVQTALEVLRGRWTVAVLAALARGETQYKDLITTINEVEQRVSRGRKLSDRVLTDTLQRARDDGLIERYAAETGNFSAVSYQLTPMGRSLLRAVRPLAEWAQENRDQLKGNTETVNQQS comes from the coding sequence ATGGAGGGGTGGGACGTTCCGTATCGGCACAGCGTGCAGACCGCGCTCGAAGTGCTCCGCGGGCGCTGGACGGTCGCCGTGCTGGCAGCGCTGGCACGCGGCGAAACCCAGTACAAGGACTTGATCACCACGATCAACGAAGTCGAGCAGCGTGTGAGCCGCGGCCGAAAGCTCTCAGACCGGGTTCTCACCGACACGTTGCAGCGCGCCCGCGACGACGGACTGATCGAGCGCTACGCGGCCGAGACCGGCAACTTCTCGGCAGTCTCGTACCAGCTCACGCCGATGGGACGCTCACTGCTGCGCGCTGTCCGGCCGTTGGCCGAATGGGCGCAAGAGAACCGAGACCAGCTCAAAGGGAACACCGAGACCGTCAACCAGCAGAGTTAG
- a CDS encoding ferritin-like domain-containing protein produces MFGKRYVRSMIDRSAENQQDRRRFLQAAGVAGLGVVGAGALGGLTAGSASAVTEAAPQVSDGAVLNFALNLEYLEAEFYLHAVTGTGLADAMTTGTGTRGGVTGGRAVRFKTKAARQYAQEIASDEKAHVAFLRSALGSAAVSRPAIDLQSSFTAAAQAAGLVKKGQSFDAFACEENFLLAAYLFEDVGVTAYKGAAPLITNKTYLEAAAGILAVEAYHAANIRTALYQHSGGILGLGLLGRDLREASVKLSNARDSLDGATDLDQGVVDGRGQANIVPTDGNGIAFSRSPGQVLNIVYLTPKAATSGGFFPKGVNGEVNTSAANS; encoded by the coding sequence GTGTTTGGCAAGCGCTATGTCAGGTCGATGATCGATCGCAGTGCCGAGAATCAGCAGGACCGCCGCCGCTTCCTGCAGGCGGCGGGTGTCGCCGGGCTCGGCGTGGTTGGCGCGGGCGCCCTCGGCGGTCTCACCGCCGGGTCCGCGTCGGCGGTGACCGAGGCCGCGCCGCAGGTCAGTGATGGCGCGGTGCTGAATTTCGCGCTCAACCTCGAATACCTCGAGGCCGAGTTCTATCTGCACGCGGTCACCGGCACCGGCCTGGCCGACGCGATGACGACCGGCACCGGAACCCGCGGCGGTGTCACGGGCGGGCGCGCGGTGCGGTTCAAGACCAAAGCCGCCCGCCAGTACGCCCAGGAAATCGCCTCTGACGAGAAAGCGCATGTCGCGTTTCTGCGGAGTGCGTTGGGTTCGGCCGCGGTCAGCCGCCCCGCGATCGACCTGCAGTCCAGCTTCACCGCGGCCGCGCAAGCGGCCGGGCTGGTCAAGAAAGGGCAGAGCTTCGACGCTTTCGCCTGCGAGGAGAACTTCCTGCTCGCCGCCTACCTTTTCGAAGACGTCGGCGTGACCGCCTACAAGGGCGCGGCGCCGTTGATCACCAACAAGACCTACCTCGAGGCGGCGGCCGGGATTCTCGCCGTCGAGGCGTATCACGCCGCCAACATCCGCACCGCGCTGTACCAGCACAGTGGCGGAATCCTCGGGCTCGGCCTGCTCGGGCGCGACCTGAGGGAAGCCAGCGTCAAACTGTCCAACGCCCGCGACAGCCTCGACGGTGCCACCGATCTCGATCAGGGCGTCGTCGACGGCCGTGGCCAGGCCAACATCGTCCCGACCGACGGCAACGGAATCGCCTTCAGCCGCTCACCGGGCCAGGTGCTCAACATCGTCTACCTGACCCCGAAGGCCGCCACCTCCGGCGGGTTCTTCCCCAAGGGCGTCAACGGAGAGGTCAACACCAGCGCCGCCAACAGCTGA
- a CDS encoding RICIN domain-containing protein, with product MTRTRILRALGALAAGITLTALLSPATSQAMATQAATAASNTSWYGPYAFTSYAGGRCLAADSQGLGQNGTRVWLWDCYPPSQQGEMWWLRLMPYSNTYGTAYQVVGVESRRCLDAAAQDGGRNGTHIQLWDCLGAQQSNQLWWVYRNDYNHGYVLKNVASGRVLDTAAQDWGLNGARVQLWDDLGDNQLNQRWTETTW from the coding sequence ATGACCAGAACCAGAATCCTGCGCGCACTCGGCGCGCTAGCCGCCGGCATCACCCTCACCGCTCTGCTGTCCCCGGCGACATCCCAGGCGATGGCGACCCAGGCAGCGACAGCCGCGTCGAACACCAGCTGGTACGGGCCCTACGCGTTCACCAGCTACGCGGGCGGCCGGTGCCTTGCCGCCGACTCTCAGGGGCTCGGCCAGAACGGCACCCGCGTCTGGCTGTGGGACTGCTACCCGCCCTCACAGCAGGGCGAGATGTGGTGGCTGCGCCTGATGCCTTACAGCAACACCTACGGCACCGCTTATCAGGTGGTGGGCGTCGAAAGCAGACGGTGCCTCGACGCCGCCGCACAGGATGGCGGCCGCAACGGCACACACATCCAACTGTGGGACTGCCTCGGCGCCCAACAATCCAACCAACTGTGGTGGGTCTACCGCAACGACTACAACCACGGCTATGTCCTCAAGAACGTGGCATCCGGCCGAGTACTCGACACCGCCGCGCAGGACTGGGGCCTCAACGGAGCACGCGTGCAACTCTGGGACGACCTCGGCGACAACCAGCTCAACCAGCGCTGGACCGAGACGACCTGGTGA
- a CDS encoding xanthine dehydrogenase family protein subunit M, producing the protein MDLTTVTEVLDPRRARPWLPGDAWLAGGTYLFSEPQPHLRRLVDLSLLGWPPVLTLDDGAVEIAATCTIAQLSRFAAEAAWAAAPLVEQCCRAFLASFKIWNMATVGGNLCNALPAGPMISLTAALDGVCLLRAQDGTARRVRVADFVTGPGAKDLSDGELLRSITLPAPALARRTAFRQASLYGLGRSGALIIGTLDGDAFSLTITASTVRPFHFTFAALPGPAALRAAIERTVTDTDWFDDIHGLPAWRRHMTFRLAEEIRGELAGAR; encoded by the coding sequence ATGGACCTCACCACGGTGACCGAGGTGCTCGATCCCCGTCGCGCGCGGCCATGGCTGCCCGGTGACGCCTGGCTCGCGGGCGGGACTTACCTCTTCTCGGAGCCTCAGCCGCACCTGCGGCGGCTCGTCGACCTGTCCTTGCTCGGCTGGCCGCCGGTCCTGACGTTGGACGACGGGGCGGTGGAGATCGCCGCGACCTGCACGATCGCCCAGCTGTCTCGGTTCGCCGCGGAGGCCGCATGGGCAGCTGCGCCGCTGGTCGAGCAGTGCTGCCGGGCGTTCCTGGCGTCGTTCAAGATCTGGAACATGGCCACCGTCGGCGGGAACCTGTGCAACGCGCTGCCCGCCGGGCCGATGATCTCCCTGACCGCCGCGCTCGACGGCGTGTGTCTCCTGCGCGCCCAGGACGGGACGGCCCGTCGCGTCCGGGTGGCCGACTTCGTGACCGGACCGGGGGCCAAGGACCTGTCCGACGGCGAACTTCTCCGCTCGATCACTCTGCCCGCTCCCGCGCTCGCCCGGCGGACCGCGTTCCGGCAGGCCTCGCTCTACGGGCTCGGCCGCTCCGGCGCGTTGATCATCGGCACCCTCGACGGCGACGCGTTCTCGCTGACGATCACGGCATCGACCGTGCGCCCGTTCCACTTCACCTTCGCCGCGCTGCCCGGACCGGCCGCGTTGCGCGCGGCGATCGAGCGGACGGTCACCGATACGGACTGGTTCGATGACATCCACGGGCTCCCGGCGTGGCGGCGGCACATGACGTTCCGGCTGGCCGAGGAGATCCGCGGGGAACTGGCCGGTGCGCGATGA